The following are encoded together in the Thunnus thynnus chromosome 15, fThuThy2.1, whole genome shotgun sequence genome:
- the ubqln4 gene encoding ubiquilin-4: MADQGAADPGNNNNNKPDVSEGTIIKVTVKTPKDKEEIAIAEDASVTQFKEEISRRFKAKQDQLVLIFAGKILKDGDSLSQHGIKDGLTVHLVIKTAHKAGDGGSTSASSSSSTQAGSTSTSSPGTNPSSTAGSTGSAPPPTQTPNILTGFGDLSNLAGLGMGSANFMELQQQMQRQLMSNPEMLSQIMENPLVQNMMSNPDLMRQMIMANPQMQQLMERNPEISHMLNNPELMRQTMELARNPAMMQEMMRNQDRALSNLESIPGGYNALRRMYTDIQEPMFSAAREQFGSNPFSALGGGSESGVQPSRTENREPLPNPWGPPNSSNPTESGAGTTGSTSTTGGTNPSVSNPLGINPGSLGNGMFNSPGMQSLMQQISENPQLMQNMLSAPYMRSMMQSLSQNPELASQVLMNNPLFAGNPQLQEQFRSQLPIFLQQMQNPEALSVMTNPRAMQALMQIQQGLQTLQTEAPGLMPSLMTGGIPGVPTGGGMPTENPASPPSSAGTPPNAAQQQLMQQMLQMFAGGGGGGGSAPSQTPEVRFQSQLDQLSAMGFINREANLQALIATGGDINAAIERLLGSQPS, translated from the exons ATGGCTGACCAAGGCGCCGCAGATCCTggtaataacaacaataataaacctGACGTCTCGGAGGGAACCATTATTAAGGTCACAGTAAAAACCCCTAAAGACAAGGAAGAAATCGCCATCGCAGAAGATGCCTCTGTCACTCAG TTTAAAGAAGAGATCTCGAGGCGGTTCAAAGCCAAACAGGACCAGTTGGTCCTGATATTTGCAGGGAAGATCCTGAAGGACGGCGACAGCCTCAGCCAACACGGCATCAAGGATGGCCTGACAGTTCACCTAGTCATAAAGACAGCACACAA GGCAGGAGATGGTGGTAGCACCTCAGCCTCCAGCTCATCCTCCACCCAAGCAGGCAGTACCTCCACCTCTAGTCCAGGCACCAACCCCTCCTCCACAGCAGGCTCTACTGGTTCTGCCCCACCACCCACACAGACGCCTAACATACTGA CTGGCTTTGGTGACCTGTCTAATCTGGCTGGACTGGGCATGGGCTCAGCAAACTTCATGgaactgcagcagcagatgcagAGGCAGTTGATGTCCAACCCAGAGATGCTTTCACAGATCATGGAGAACCCGCTGGTGCAGAACATGATGTCTAACCCAGACCTGATGAGGCAGATGATTATGGCCAATCCTCAGATGCAACAGCTGATGGAACGCAACCCTGAGATCTCACACATGCTCAACAACCCTGAGCTCATGAGACAG ACCATGGAGCTAGCCAGGAACCCAGCCATGATGCAGGAAATGATGCGGAACCAGGACCGGGCTCTGAGCAACTTGGAGAGCATCCCAGGGGGTTACAATGCCTTGAGGAGGATGTACACAGACATCCAGGAACCCATGTTCAGTGCGGCCAGGGAACAG TTTGGTAGCAACCCATTCTCAGCTCTAGGTGGTGGCTCTGAGTCTGGTGTCCAGCCATCACGGACAGAGAACCGGGAGCCCCTGCCCAACCCGTGGGGGCCACCAAATTCTTCAAACCCCACCGAGAGTGGAGCAGGTACCACAGGAAGCACTAGCACCACTGGGGGTACCAACCCCAGTGTGTCTAACCCTCTGGGCATCAATCCTGGCAGTTTGGGCAATG GCATGTTCAACAGTCCAGGCATGCAGAGTCTAATGCAGCAGATCTCCGAAAACCCTCAGCTGATGCAGAACATGCTGTCTGCTCCCTACATGCGCAGCATGATGCAGTCACTGTCTCAAAACCCAGAGTTGGCCTCCCAG GTTTTGATGAATAACCCCTTGTTTGCTGGAAACCCACAGCTGCAAGAACAGTTCAGATCTCAGCTGCCCATCTTTCTGCAGCAG ATGCAGAACCCAGAAGCCCTGTCAGTGATGACCAACCCCCGGGCCATGCAAGCCCTAATGCAGATCCAACAGGGCTTACAGACACTGCAGACAGAAGCTCCAGGCCTCATGCCAAG TTTGATGACAGGTGGAATTCCCGGCGTGCCCACAGGAGGGGGAATGCCCACAGAGAACCCTGCCTCCCCACCTAGCAGTGCAGGAACACCGCCAAACGCCGCCCAGCAGCAGCTGATGCAACAGATGCTTCAGATGTTtgctggaggaggtggaggaggaggaagtgcaccg AGCCAGACCCCAGAGGTTAGGTTCCAGTCCCAGCTGGACCAGCTGAGCGCTATGGGCTTCATCAACCGCGAGGCCAACCTGCAGGCCCTCATCGCTACTGGAGGAGACATCAATGCCGCTATCGAGAGACTGCTGGGCTCACAGCCCTCgtaa
- the LOC137199037 gene encoding ras-related protein Rab-25-like codes for MGSDESYNFVFKVVLIGESGVGKSNLLNRFTKNEFNHDSRTTIGVEFSTRTVQLDNFIIKAQIWDTAGLERYRAITSAYYRGAVGALLVYDITKHLTYESAERWLKELYDHADPHMVVMLVGNKTDLESLRTVPTDEAKDFAEKKGLMFMETSALDSTNVEAAFNEVLTAIHKKVASREVTRGSISAVTLSSPIGPTSEVQEERRGCCNSS; via the exons ATGGGGTCTGATGAGTCATACAACTTTGTCTTTAAAG TGGTTTTAATAGGAGAGTCTGGAGTAGGAAAGAGCAACCTTCTGAATCGCTTCACCAAGAATGAGTTCAATCACGACAGTCGCACCACCATTGGTGTGGAGTTCAGCACGCGGACTGTTCAGCTGGACAACTTTATCATCAAAGCTCAAATCTGGGACACAGCAGGGCTGGAGCGCTACAGGGCTATTACCTCAGC GTATTACAGGGGAGCAGTCGGAGCCCTGTTGGTCTATGACATTACCAAGCACCTAACCTATGAAAGCGCAGAGCGATGGTTGAAAGAACTGTACGACCATGCAGACCCTCACATGGTGGTCATGCTGGTAGGAAACAAGACAGACCTGGAGAGCCTCAGGACGGTGCCCACGGATGAGGCCAAAGACTTTGCAG AGAAGAAAGGTCTTATGTTCATGGAGACATCAGCGTTGGACTCCACCAATGTCGAAGCTGCTTTCAATGAAGTTCTCACAG CGATCCATAAGAAGGTGGCCAGCAGAGAAGTGACCCGTGGCTCCATCAGTGCTGTGACCCTGTCCAGTCCCATCGGACCCACCAGCGAGGTGCAGGAGGAGCGCAGAGGCTGCTGCAATAGCTCCTAA
- the LOC137198156 gene encoding lens fiber membrane intrinsic protein-like isoform X1 yields the protein MLPLKMSCSAVAPLSQLKMYSFMGGGLFCAIVGNILLVVSTATDYWMQYRLSGNYAHQGLWRYCMSNKCYMQTDSIAYWNATRAFMILSGMSCFAGIIAGIMSFAHFSSFERFNRSFAAGIMFFVSTFFVLLGMAIYTGVTVNFLGRRFGDWRFSWSYILGWVAMLMTFFAGIFYICAYRMCECRRGTGPR from the exons ATGTTACCACTAAAAATGAG TTGCTCTGCAGTGGCCCCATTATCTCAGCTCAAGATGTACAGCTTCATGGGAGGGGGCCTCTTCTGTGCTATTGTGGGTAATATCCTGTTGGTGGTCTCCACTGCAACTGACTACTGGATGCAGTACCGCCTCTCTGGAAACTATGCACACCAGGGTCTGTGGAGGTACTGCATGTCCAACAAGTGCTACATGCAGACTGATAGCATAG CTTACTGGAATGCCACCAGGGCCTTCATGATCCTTTCAGGGATGTCATGCTTTGCAGGCATCATCGCTGGCATCATGTCCTTTGCACATTTCTCCTCCTTTGAAAGGTTCAATCGCTCCTTTGCTGCAGGAATCATGTTTTTCGTCTCCA ctttCTTTGTTCTACTGGGTATGGCCATCTATACTGGAGTGACAGTCAACTTCCTGGGAAGGCGCTTCGGTGACTGGCGCTTCTCCTGGTCCTACATACTGGGCTGGGTGGCCATGCTCATGACCTTCTTTGCAG GTATTTTCTACATATGTGCCTACAGAATGTGTGAATGCAGGAGAGGAACTGGCCCACGCTAA
- the LOC137198156 gene encoding lens fiber membrane intrinsic protein-like isoform X2 codes for MYSFMGGGLFCAIVGNILLVVSTATDYWMQYRLSGNYAHQGLWRYCMSNKCYMQTDSIAYWNATRAFMILSGMSCFAGIIAGIMSFAHFSSFERFNRSFAAGIMFFVSTFFVLLGMAIYTGVTVNFLGRRFGDWRFSWSYILGWVAMLMTFFAGIFYICAYRMCECRRGTGPR; via the exons ATGTACAGCTTCATGGGAGGGGGCCTCTTCTGTGCTATTGTGGGTAATATCCTGTTGGTGGTCTCCACTGCAACTGACTACTGGATGCAGTACCGCCTCTCTGGAAACTATGCACACCAGGGTCTGTGGAGGTACTGCATGTCCAACAAGTGCTACATGCAGACTGATAGCATAG CTTACTGGAATGCCACCAGGGCCTTCATGATCCTTTCAGGGATGTCATGCTTTGCAGGCATCATCGCTGGCATCATGTCCTTTGCACATTTCTCCTCCTTTGAAAGGTTCAATCGCTCCTTTGCTGCAGGAATCATGTTTTTCGTCTCCA ctttCTTTGTTCTACTGGGTATGGCCATCTATACTGGAGTGACAGTCAACTTCCTGGGAAGGCGCTTCGGTGACTGGCGCTTCTCCTGGTCCTACATACTGGGCTGGGTGGCCATGCTCATGACCTTCTTTGCAG GTATTTTCTACATATGTGCCTACAGAATGTGTGAATGCAGGAGAGGAACTGGCCCACGCTAA